The Bartonella grahamii subsp. shimonis region GAAATACCTTTTTAATACCATCAATATTTGCAGCAATATCATCTTGTGTCAGAAGGCGTCGCGCTTCATCTTTGAAAGAAGGATCACCGATTAATCCGGTCCCTCCGCCCATTAAAGCAATAGGGCGATGACCCGTTTTTTGTAACCAATAAAGCATCATAATTTGAAGAAGACTTCCAGCATGTAAACTCGATGCTGTTGGATCAAATCCAGTATAAGCGCTTACAGTTTCTTTTGAAAAAAGATCATCTAAGCCTTTTTCATCTGAAATTTGGTGGATAAAACCACGTTCGCTCATAATATGTAAAAAATCAGATTTAAAGGAAAACACAGATTCAATTTCCTAATTTAAGAATGCATTCATTTCAATAAATAGATGATTATATAATGGAGCGTTATTTATCATAACTGACGCACCCACCACAAGAGAAAGAGACATATTGATAATATAAAGATAATAATACAGATATTATTTCCTTTTTACGCTAAAAAAGAGATTTCTCAGTGAGAGAAAAAAGGTATTCTATTATTCTCATTTCTATACTTAAATAAAATTTAGAAAAGTTTAAAATGCTGACTGAAAAAAATTATTTTGTTACAAACAGAAATGATTTTTGCTGATTGTTTATGAATCTATCGTCTTTTCCTAAGTTAGTGAAAGTCTTTCAGAAGGAGGAGCGAGAAGTTCATTGGTGATATGATTATCCAAATAGTGGGCACATCGTTCAATAAGTTTCTCATGACATCCACTAAAAAAGTGATTAGCCCCTTCCAATATTTCTTGTGTGATGATGATTCCTTTTTGTGTTTTCAATTTATCGACAAGTATTTGAACATCTTTTGGGGGGGCAACTTTATCGATAGCGCCATGAATGATAAGTCCAGAGGAGGGACAAGGTGCAAGAAATGAAAAGTCATAAACATTGGGCTGAGGAGCAACTGAAATAAATCCCTCAATTTCCGGTCGGCGCATTAAAAGCTGCATACCAATCCATGCTCCAAATGAATATCCTGCTACCCAACAATTTTTAGAGTCTGGATATTGTGTTTGCACCCAATCAAGAGCAGCAGCAGCATCTGAAAGTTCTCCTATTCCATAATCAAATTCACCCTGACTACGACCAATACCACGAAAGTTAAAACGTAAAGTTGTAAAACCACGTTGTTGGAACATATAAAAAAGGTCATAGACAATTTTATGATTCATAGTTCCACCAAATTGGGGATGAGGATGTAAAATGATCGCAATGGGTGCATTTTTTTGTTGTGAAGGTTGATAACGCCCTTCGAGCCGACCCGCAGGACCGTTAAAAATAATTTCTGGCATAAAATGCTCCTTAAATGCAATAAAAGGCTCTCTTTTGACCTTGGTCGACTTTTACCATAGAATCTCTTAGATAAGAGATATTCTTTTTTTAGTGCACTTTTCAAGAAAATTGCGCTATTTTTTTAATCAATTCATAAGATTAATGATTGCGATGTAAAATGGTTATAAAACGCCGATATTTTGATCATAATGCAACAACACCGCTCAAAAAAGTGGCACAGATAGCGTTATTGGAATCTTTAGAGATATTTGGTAATCCATCATCGGTTCATAAGGAAGGGCGTGCAGCTAAAACTTTGTTGCAAAAGGCACGTCGACAAATCGCTGAAAATCTTAAAACAGATCCAGATCACGTGGTGTTTACCTCTGGTGCGAGTGAAGCAGCAATGACTTTGTTAACACCCTTTTACAATATGGGGAATGCAAAAGTTCAATTTTCTCATCTTTACCTTGGAGCGACTGAACATCCCTCTGTTGCAGAGGGAGGGCGTTTTTCTAAAGAATTGATAAGCGTCATTGCTGTTGATCAAGATGGGCTCATTCAACAAGATAAATTAATAGCACTCTTAACGGTTCACGATAAAACAAAAGGTTTACCTCTTGTTGCTATTCAAGCTGCAAATAGTGAAACGGGTGTTATTCAACCGTTAACAGAAATCGCCGCTATTGTTCGGGATTTAGGAGGTACTCTTATTGTTGATTTGACACAATATGTAGATAAAAATTTCGTGGATATTAATCAGCTAGGAGGAGACTTTTTTATACTGTCTGCACATAAAGTTGGTGGTCCTAAAGGAATCGGTGCTTTTGTTTCATGTGGTAATCTTCTCATGCCACACCCTCTTATTATTGGAGGAGGACAAGAAAAAGGTCTCCGTGGAGGAACAGAAGCATTACCCCTTATTGCTGCTTTTGGGGCAGCAATGGCTGATTGTTTCACACAGGAGGAAATAAGACAATTAATATATTTACGCAATAAATTAGAAGATGGATTACACAAAATAAGTAAAAATGTTAAAATTTTTGGCAAAAAAGTTCAACGTTTGCCAAATACAACTTACTTTACCGTAAAAAATATAAAAGCTGAAACGATGCAAATTGCTTTTGATTTAGAAGGGTTTTCTGTATCATCCGGCTCTGCTTGTTCTTCGGGAAAAGTAAAACAAAGCAAAGTGTTGGAGGCAATGGGGTATCATATTCCAAATGGTGCCATTCGCATTTCGCTAGGACGTGACACAACTTCTGAAGATATTGATGATTTTCTGTTGTTTTTTTCTCAAATTATAAGCAGGAAAAAAGGGTAAGATTTATCATCAGAAAATTATTTTAAAGATAAGTTTGATTGAAATTTTTGTACTTTACCTATAGCCTAGAAAATGACTTGCTTACTTTAATTTTGTAAAAAACAAGATTTTCAGTTACCGGTTTTTGACGCCAAAAAATGGAGAAAATTTATGCCGGCAGTACAAGAAACAATACGCCAAGTACGTGAAATAGATGTTGACCAATATAAATATGGTTTTGAAACCAATATTGAAACAGATAAGGCTCCGAAAGGCTTAAATGAAGATATTATCAAATTTATTTCTGCTAAAAAACATGAGCCTGAATGGATGTTCACATGGCGCTTAAAAGCTTACCGGCGTTGGCTAACAATGCAAGAACCCCATTGGGCGCGTCTTGAATATCCTAAAATTGATTTTCAGGAGCTTTATTATTATGCTGCTCCCAAAAATCATACAGGACCAAAATCTTTGGATGAAGTGGATCCTGAGTTATTAGAAACGTACGAAAAACTTGGCATTCCCCTTAAAGAACAAGAGATTTTGGCAGGAGTAAGAAAACAGTCTGATCCCTCTACTTTTGATGACAGTATGTCTGTATCGGGGCAAGTGGCTGTTGATGCAGTCTTTGATTCTGTTTCTGTTGTAACAACATTCAAAAAAGAACTGGCACGTGCTGGTGTGATTTTTTGTTCTATTTCAGAAGCGATTATTGAACATTCTGAGCTTATTAAAGAATATTTAGGAACAGTTGTACCTGTAAGTGATAATTATTATGCGGCCTTAAATGCCGCTGTCTTTACAGATGGTTCATTTGTTTATATTCCCAAAGGGGTACGTTGTCCTATGGAGCTTTCAACTTATTTTAGGATTAATGAACGTAACACTGGCCAATTTGAACGAACATTGATTATCGCCGCTGAAGATTCCTATGTTTCTTATCTTGAAGGATGTACAGCTCCCCAACGTGATGAAAACCAACTTCATGCTGCTGTTGTTGAGCTTATTGCTCTTGAAAATGCAGAAATTAAATATTCTACAGTACAAAACTGGTATCCAGGCGATAAAGATGGAAAAGGGGGTATTTATAATTTTGTGACGAAGCGGGGAGATTGTCGAGGGGATAACTCTAAAATTTCATGGACACAAGTTGAGACCGGTTCTGCGATTACTTGGAAATATCCATCCTGCTTGCTCCGTGGTGATAATGCGCGTGGAGAATTTTATTCTATTGCCGTTGCAAATGGTCATCAACAAATTGATTCCGGTACAAAAATGATTCATTTGGGAAAAAATACATCCAGTCGTATTATTTCCAAAGGCATTTCAGCAGGTTTTTCAAATAACACTTATCGAGGACAAGTCACCGCTCATCGAAAAGCACAAAATGCGCGTAACTTTACGCAATGTGATAGTTTGTTAATCGGGAATGATTGTGGGGCCCATACAGTTCCTTATATTGAAGCAAAAAATGCAACAGCTCAGTTTGAACATGAAGCCACAACATCAAAAATTTCTGATGATCAACTTTTTTACGTTATGCAGAGAGGAATTCCCGAAGAAGAAGCTATCGCATTAATTGTAAATGGTTTTGTAAAAGAAGTCATTCAAAAACTTCCCATGGAATTTGCTGTCGAAGCGCAAAAGCTTATTGGTATTAGCCTTGAAGGTAGTGTTGGATAATTTTATTTAATGAGATAAGTAGAAGACTTGATGCAAAAAGGCTGTAACAGTAGCAAATAATGCTAAAAATGACCTCTATGGTAATTACAAAACAGATGGATGCTAAGGCAAAATAATACGCATTGGTATCTGAAAAAACAGCCAAAACAGGATTAAATTATGTTAGAGATAAAAAATTTGCACGCTCGTATTGCTGAGACCGATACAGAAGTTATTCGTGGTTTAAATTTGACGGTTCAAGATGGAGAAGTTACCGCTATCATGGGACAAAATGGAGCCGGAAAATCAACTTTGTCTTATTTGCTTGCTGGTCGTGATGATTATGAAATAACAGAAGGAGATATTCTCTATAATGGACAATCACTTTTAGAAATGGATCCAGCAGAACGTGCTGCATATGGTATTTTTCTTGCATTTCAATATCCAATGGAAATTCCAGGGGTAGCAACAATGGAATTTTTAAAAGTTGCAATGAATTCTCAACGCAAAGCGCGAGGTGATGAAGAGCTTAAAATTCCTGAATTTATAAAATATGTTAAAGAAGTTTCAGCCAAACTTGAAATAGATATGGATATGCTAAAGCGTCCGTTAAATGTAGGTTTTTCAGGTGGAGAAAAAAAACGCGCTGAAATTTTACAAATGGCCCTTCTTGAACCTAAACTTTGCATTTTAGATGAAACGGATTCTGGTTTAGATATTGATGCACTAAAAATTGTTGCAGATGGTGTTAATAAACTTCGGGATTCAAAACGTTCATTTTTGGTGATTACCCATTACCAACGGCTGCTTAATTATATTATTCCTGATACTGTACATGTTCTTTATAAAGGACGAATTATCAAAAGCGGAGATAAATCCTTAGCGATTTATTTAGAGCAAAATGGGTATTCTGATCTTATCAGGGAAGCGGTTTGAGGTTATTGAATATGAATGCACAACAGAATTTGTTAGCAGTTGAAGAAAATATACTCAGTAATTTCAATCAGTATGTAAACGATTTACCTGGTAATAAAGCTGTACAGAAAATTCGCAAGAAGGCTATTGAACAGTTTCGAACGACACGGCTTCCTTCCCGTAAAATCGAAAGCTGGCATTATACCAATCTGCGTACCTTACTGAAGTCTATTAGCAATTTTTCAAAAGCTCAAAACAATCAATTGGTTGATGCATTGCTTTCAGAAAGTGCTGTTTTCTCCATAAACAATGGAAAAACATCGATACAGTCAAAGGTAGGCAATATTACAGTAAAACGCCTTTCAGACGCATTAGAAGACAATTCTGTACAGATAAATCAAAACATTTCTGATGAGGATTTTATTGGACAGTTAAATACAGCTTTTGTTACAGATGGTTGGCTTTTTCACATCCCTGAAAATACAAAGTTAAATATACCCATTGAATTACAAAATATACAAATGGGGGGACAATCTCATATTTTTTCGGATATAAAAGTTGATAAAAATAGTCAAGTTATGTTTATTGAACATCAGATTGGCAATGATAAAGATACTTTTGTCAGTTCAATATTTTCATTAAATGTTGCTGCTGATAGTGATGTTACGTGGATTCTCATTCGCAATCGTGACTTTAATTCTACACAATTTAGTCGATTTTGTGCTGTTCTTGCTCAAAGAGCGAAGTTATCACTTTATATCATTAATATAGGGAGCCAATTAAATCGCCAAGAAGTTGATATTGAATTACAGGGAGAAGAATCTGATTTTCAATTACGCGTTATAAATTTATTATCAGGACAAACACATAGTGATCTCACAATGGCTGTTCGTCACATAGAAGAAAAATCAACATCAACAGAAATTATACGCAATGTGGTTACAGATAAGGCTGTTGGTGTTTTCCAAGGAATAATACGTGTGTCTCAAAAAGCGCAAAAAACAGATGCACGCATGGCTTGTAATAGCCTTATTCTTTCAGATGATGCAGAATTTAATGCAAAGCCTGAACTGGAGATTTTTGCTGATGATGTTGCATGCGGTCATGGTGCAACAGTTGCTAATATTAATCATGATTATCTTTTTTATCTTATGGCGCGTGGTATCCCATTTAAAACGGCTCGTGCACTTTTGATTAAAGGATTTATCTCTGAGCTCATTGATGAGATCAAGCAAGATAATATTCAAATTGTTTTGGAGAATATTATTAGTAAATGGCTTGAAAAAAATGTTTAAGGTAAAAAAAATGGAAAATAACGTACAAACATTTACTTATAATGTCGAAGAAATTCGGCGTGATTTTCCTCTTTTACACCATAAAGTTTATGGGAAACGATTAGCATATCTTG contains the following coding sequences:
- a CDS encoding alpha/beta hydrolase; its protein translation is MPEIIFNGPAGRLEGRYQPSQQKNAPIAIILHPHPQFGGTMNHKIVYDLFYMFQQRGFTTLRFNFRGIGRSQGEFDYGIGELSDAAAALDWVQTQYPDSKNCWVAGYSFGAWIGMQLLMRRPEIEGFISVAPQPNVYDFSFLAPCPSSGLIIHGAIDKVAPPKDVQILVDKLKTQKGIIITQEILEGANHFFSGCHEKLIERCAHYLDNHITNELLAPPSERLSLT
- a CDS encoding cysteine desulfurase family protein, whose translation is MVIKRRYFDHNATTPLKKVAQIALLESLEIFGNPSSVHKEGRAAKTLLQKARRQIAENLKTDPDHVVFTSGASEAAMTLLTPFYNMGNAKVQFSHLYLGATEHPSVAEGGRFSKELISVIAVDQDGLIQQDKLIALLTVHDKTKGLPLVAIQAANSETGVIQPLTEIAAIVRDLGGTLIVDLTQYVDKNFVDINQLGGDFFILSAHKVGGPKGIGAFVSCGNLLMPHPLIIGGGQEKGLRGGTEALPLIAAFGAAMADCFTQEEIRQLIYLRNKLEDGLHKISKNVKIFGKKVQRLPNTTYFTVKNIKAETMQIAFDLEGFSVSSGSACSSGKVKQSKVLEAMGYHIPNGAIRISLGRDTTSEDIDDFLLFFSQIISRKKG
- the sufB gene encoding Fe-S cluster assembly protein SufB, giving the protein MPAVQETIRQVREIDVDQYKYGFETNIETDKAPKGLNEDIIKFISAKKHEPEWMFTWRLKAYRRWLTMQEPHWARLEYPKIDFQELYYYAAPKNHTGPKSLDEVDPELLETYEKLGIPLKEQEILAGVRKQSDPSTFDDSMSVSGQVAVDAVFDSVSVVTTFKKELARAGVIFCSISEAIIEHSELIKEYLGTVVPVSDNYYAALNAAVFTDGSFVYIPKGVRCPMELSTYFRINERNTGQFERTLIIAAEDSYVSYLEGCTAPQRDENQLHAAVVELIALENAEIKYSTVQNWYPGDKDGKGGIYNFVTKRGDCRGDNSKISWTQVETGSAITWKYPSCLLRGDNARGEFYSIAVANGHQQIDSGTKMIHLGKNTSSRIISKGISAGFSNNTYRGQVTAHRKAQNARNFTQCDSLLIGNDCGAHTVPYIEAKNATAQFEHEATTSKISDDQLFYVMQRGIPEEEAIALIVNGFVKEVIQKLPMEFAVEAQKLIGISLEGSVG
- the sufC gene encoding Fe-S cluster assembly ATPase SufC, which translates into the protein MLEIKNLHARIAETDTEVIRGLNLTVQDGEVTAIMGQNGAGKSTLSYLLAGRDDYEITEGDILYNGQSLLEMDPAERAAYGIFLAFQYPMEIPGVATMEFLKVAMNSQRKARGDEELKIPEFIKYVKEVSAKLEIDMDMLKRPLNVGFSGGEKKRAEILQMALLEPKLCILDETDSGLDIDALKIVADGVNKLRDSKRSFLVITHYQRLLNYIIPDTVHVLYKGRIIKSGDKSLAIYLEQNGYSDLIREAV
- the sufD gene encoding Fe-S cluster assembly protein SufD, which codes for MNAQQNLLAVEENILSNFNQYVNDLPGNKAVQKIRKKAIEQFRTTRLPSRKIESWHYTNLRTLLKSISNFSKAQNNQLVDALLSESAVFSINNGKTSIQSKVGNITVKRLSDALEDNSVQINQNISDEDFIGQLNTAFVTDGWLFHIPENTKLNIPIELQNIQMGGQSHIFSDIKVDKNSQVMFIEHQIGNDKDTFVSSIFSLNVAADSDVTWILIRNRDFNSTQFSRFCAVLAQRAKLSLYIINIGSQLNRQEVDIELQGEESDFQLRVINLLSGQTHSDLTMAVRHIEEKSTSTEIIRNVVTDKAVGVFQGIIRVSQKAQKTDARMACNSLILSDDAEFNAKPELEIFADDVACGHGATVANINHDYLFYLMARGIPFKTARALLIKGFISELIDEIKQDNIQIVLENIISKWLEKNV